One genomic region from Leifsonia poae encodes:
- a CDS encoding carbohydrate ABC transporter permease, protein MTSSDLVQRQETPAAAPAARRPPRSTSTRKRPLSPLVRRRRWLGLAFAAPALLFYGFVVLAPIAQSLNYSLYSWDGVSAARWVGLSNYLSFFTDPELLASLGHVLVLVVFFSLIPIALGLISAALLGRGKTAGSGVYRWLLFLPQVLTSVVVAVIWKRIYGPDGPLNSALRAVGLGDLAKNWLGDFTWALPALGVIGTWTAMGLCMVLFVAGVAAIPGELYEQARIDGAGPIREFFSITLPSLKGQVAVALTLTVTGALRAFDLVWVTTQGGPGTSTTTPALLLYRKAFLNPDVGMAAAIGIIIAVVCLLVALVITRLSEEKNA, encoded by the coding sequence ATGACCTCGTCCGATCTGGTACAGCGGCAGGAGACCCCTGCCGCTGCACCGGCGGCGCGACGCCCCCCGCGCAGCACCTCCACGAGGAAGCGCCCGCTGTCTCCGCTTGTGCGGCGTCGCCGCTGGCTCGGACTGGCGTTCGCGGCGCCCGCGCTCCTGTTCTACGGGTTCGTCGTGCTCGCCCCCATCGCGCAGAGCCTGAACTACTCGCTCTACAGCTGGGACGGCGTCAGCGCCGCCCGCTGGGTGGGACTCAGCAACTATCTGTCGTTCTTCACTGACCCCGAGCTGCTCGCCTCTCTCGGCCACGTGCTGGTCCTCGTCGTGTTCTTCTCCCTCATCCCGATCGCGCTCGGGCTCATCTCCGCCGCTCTCCTCGGCCGCGGCAAGACGGCCGGCAGCGGCGTGTACCGTTGGCTGCTCTTCCTCCCGCAGGTGCTCACGAGCGTCGTCGTCGCCGTGATCTGGAAGCGCATCTACGGGCCCGATGGCCCGCTCAACTCGGCGCTGCGCGCGGTCGGTCTGGGCGACCTGGCGAAGAACTGGCTGGGCGACTTCACCTGGGCGCTCCCCGCACTCGGCGTGATCGGCACATGGACCGCGATGGGGCTCTGCATGGTCCTATTCGTCGCCGGTGTCGCCGCGATCCCCGGCGAGCTGTACGAGCAGGCCCGCATCGACGGAGCGGGTCCGATCCGAGAGTTCTTCTCGATCACCCTCCCCAGCCTGAAAGGGCAGGTCGCCGTCGCGCTGACCCTCACCGTGACCGGTGCGCTGCGGGCGTTCGACCTGGTCTGGGTCACCACCCAGGGCGGGCCCGGCACATCGACCACGACCCCCGCGCTGCTGCTCTACCGCAAGGCCTTCCTGAATCCGGATGTCGGGATGGCCGCGGCGATCGGCATCATCATCGCCGTCGTCTGCCTCCTCGTCGCCCTCGTCATCACTCGACTCTCCGAGGAGAAGAACGCATGA
- a CDS encoding family 4 glycosyl hydrolase: MKIGDNEQMKVTLIGAGSREFAGTIIRDLLLSGAIAEKGLDIVLMDIAAAPLAEMEAYARHVIGRLGHSATVQTTTDLDEAVTGADFVVTAIEMNRYHYWSQDFSVPRKYGFRQVYGENGGPGGLFHALRQFGPLLEIARAIERLAPDAVFLNFSNPEHKVCEAISRLTSVKVVGLCHGYFQGARQISALLDTPLDQLDLAAGGINHFTWFQRVRDRATGEDLYPRLRELEHDANWVSDWHEVGLSRILFRRFGLWPSPSANHIGEYLSWADDYVPAQLQYFHDPADGSPWREGAATPEWFYEIRFADTDRPYQPPKHAQKSLEATLEDRPLVSSEELAIPIIEWVACGVERDLPAVNLPNRGAIPGLPDDMVVEVPAKVEDGQLVPVAMEEFPEGVLAMVRLQGSIHKLLVEAYAEQSKAKLLQAILLDPVVDSHNRAVAMLDEFLELQKDILPPLV, encoded by the coding sequence ATGAAGATCGGAGACAACGAGCAGATGAAAGTAACACTTATTGGCGCAGGGAGCCGGGAGTTCGCCGGCACCATCATTCGCGACCTCCTCCTGAGCGGAGCGATCGCCGAGAAGGGCCTCGACATCGTGCTGATGGACATCGCCGCGGCTCCGCTCGCGGAGATGGAGGCCTACGCCCGGCATGTGATCGGTCGGCTCGGCCATTCGGCGACCGTCCAGACGACGACCGACCTCGACGAGGCCGTAACGGGTGCGGACTTCGTCGTGACCGCGATCGAAATGAACCGCTACCACTACTGGTCGCAGGACTTCTCGGTGCCACGCAAGTACGGTTTCCGTCAGGTCTACGGCGAGAACGGCGGCCCCGGCGGTCTGTTCCACGCTCTCCGGCAGTTCGGCCCGCTGCTCGAGATCGCCCGGGCGATCGAGCGGCTCGCACCGGATGCGGTGTTCCTCAACTTCTCCAACCCCGAGCACAAGGTCTGCGAAGCGATCTCCCGCCTGACCTCGGTGAAGGTCGTCGGACTGTGCCACGGCTACTTCCAGGGCGCGCGGCAGATCTCCGCTCTGCTCGACACCCCGCTCGACCAGCTCGATCTCGCGGCGGGCGGAATCAACCACTTCACCTGGTTCCAGCGTGTCCGCGACCGTGCCACCGGCGAAGACCTCTACCCGCGCCTGCGCGAGCTGGAGCACGACGCGAACTGGGTCTCGGACTGGCACGAGGTCGGTCTCTCGCGCATCCTCTTCCGTCGTTTCGGACTGTGGCCGTCGCCGAGCGCCAACCACATCGGCGAGTACCTCTCCTGGGCGGATGATTATGTGCCTGCGCAGCTCCAGTACTTCCATGACCCGGCCGACGGCTCGCCCTGGCGGGAGGGTGCGGCGACGCCGGAATGGTTCTACGAGATCCGGTTCGCAGACACCGACCGTCCGTACCAGCCCCCGAAGCACGCGCAGAAATCGCTTGAGGCCACCCTCGAGGACCGTCCCCTGGTGTCATCGGAAGAGCTCGCGATCCCGATCATCGAGTGGGTGGCGTGCGGAGTCGAGCGCGACCTCCCCGCCGTGAATCTGCCGAACCGGGGCGCCATCCCCGGTCTGCCGGACGACATGGTCGTCGAAGTGCCGGCGAAGGTGGAGGACGGACAGCTGGTCCCCGTCGCGATGGAGGAGTTCCCGGAGGGCGTGCTGGCGATGGTGCGCCTGCAGGGCAGCATCCACAAGCTTCTCGTGGAGGCGTACGCCGAGCAGTCCAAGGCGAAGCTGCTGCAGGCGATCCTCCTGGACCCTGTCGTCGACTCGCACAACCGCGCCGTCGCAATGCTGGACGAGTTCCTGGAACTGCAGAAGGACATCCTCCCTCCGCTGGTCTGA
- a CDS encoding GntR family transcriptional regulator, whose product MKTPTITTRVSRELGVAINHGIYQPGTRLPGERLLAESLHVSRSTIRMALEDLERQGRVARSPQRGWFVPSPTVGEPPSTLESFTEMARQRGHTPTAEVLEKTVRSATLDEANRLGIAPGTEVIELVRLRGMNSTPICVDRNVLPLALAQALLDLDLTDASLYETLQAHCSVSIFRSAYSVQAETPTAEQATLLRIPQGSPVLVGREIAYDRGGAPVLLGLNTYRGDAYRFQADLYRAE is encoded by the coding sequence GTGAAAACACCCACGATCACCACCCGCGTCTCCCGAGAGCTCGGTGTCGCCATCAACCACGGGATCTATCAGCCGGGAACACGGTTGCCGGGCGAGCGCCTCCTCGCAGAAAGCCTGCATGTGAGCCGCAGCACCATCCGGATGGCACTGGAAGACCTGGAACGTCAGGGACGCGTCGCGCGCTCCCCGCAACGTGGGTGGTTCGTGCCGAGCCCGACGGTCGGAGAACCGCCGAGCACCCTCGAGAGCTTCACCGAGATGGCGCGGCAGCGCGGGCACACCCCCACTGCCGAAGTACTGGAAAAGACGGTCAGGTCCGCGACGCTCGACGAAGCGAACCGGCTCGGGATCGCGCCCGGCACCGAGGTGATCGAGCTCGTCCGGCTGCGCGGGATGAACTCGACGCCGATCTGCGTCGACCGCAATGTGCTCCCCCTCGCCCTCGCTCAAGCCCTTCTCGACCTCGACCTGACGGACGCCTCCCTGTACGAGACCCTGCAGGCGCACTGCTCGGTGTCCATCTTCCGCAGCGCATACAGTGTCCAGGCCGAGACGCCGACGGCAGAGCAGGCCACGCTCCTGCGCATCCCTCAGGGCAGCCCGGTGCTCGTCGGCCGGGAGATCGCCTACGACAGGGGCGGCGCGCCCGTCCTCCTCGGCCTGAACACGTATCGGGGCGACGCGTACCGTTTCCAGGCCGACCTCTACCGCGCCGAGTAG
- a CDS encoding MFS transporter, translating into MTTPTPPSTRLIRETGFTYFPLAIVARLPFAMMVVGVLTLVVSARDSLSLGGFNSAMVGLGAACFGPLLGAAADRFGQRPVLLISGAANSAMLVLLAWVVYSTLPDAAVFAVSFLIGATAPQVSPMSRSRLVTIIAHRLAPARRERVFNSTMAYESAADEVVFIFGPFLVGVLATTLNPWAPVVGGAVLTLFFVSGFALHRTSVPAKSAAERAASLGPARELVRPALVVVVVGIFGVGLFFGAMLTSLTAFMTVYGHPEQAGLVYGVMGIGSAAFALGVALFPERFTRRARWLVFSVILFAGTLTLQLVGSVPGMMLALLAIGIGIGPTLVTQYSFGAERSPVGRSATVMTILGSAVIVGQSASSAFTGQFAEADGAAAALIVPSVAAGLVVLTGVVNWFLSRPNGAQAAADEELLEAEPAGSETLAPDQVPG; encoded by the coding sequence ATGACGACACCGACACCACCGAGCACCCGACTCATCCGGGAGACCGGATTCACCTACTTCCCGCTGGCGATCGTCGCCCGATTGCCGTTCGCGATGATGGTCGTCGGGGTGCTCACCCTCGTGGTTTCCGCCCGTGACTCGCTGTCGCTCGGCGGCTTCAACTCGGCGATGGTCGGGCTCGGAGCCGCCTGCTTCGGTCCGCTGCTCGGTGCGGCCGCCGACCGCTTCGGCCAGCGGCCCGTGCTGCTCATCAGCGGTGCGGCGAACAGTGCGATGCTCGTGCTCCTTGCCTGGGTGGTGTACAGCACGCTGCCGGATGCGGCGGTGTTCGCCGTCTCGTTCCTCATCGGGGCGACGGCTCCGCAGGTGTCGCCGATGTCGCGTTCGCGTTTGGTGACGATCATCGCCCATCGTCTCGCTCCGGCCCGCCGGGAGCGGGTCTTCAACTCGACGATGGCCTACGAGTCTGCGGCCGACGAAGTGGTCTTCATCTTCGGGCCGTTCCTGGTGGGGGTGCTCGCGACGACGCTGAACCCATGGGCGCCGGTGGTCGGCGGAGCGGTGCTCACGCTGTTCTTCGTCAGCGGATTCGCCCTGCACCGCACCAGCGTCCCGGCGAAGAGCGCGGCGGAGCGTGCGGCCTCCCTCGGGCCGGCGAGGGAGCTGGTGCGCCCGGCCCTCGTGGTGGTCGTGGTGGGGATCTTCGGCGTCGGTCTCTTCTTCGGTGCCATGCTCACATCGTTGACGGCATTCATGACGGTCTACGGGCATCCCGAGCAGGCGGGGCTCGTCTACGGCGTGATGGGCATCGGATCGGCGGCCTTCGCCCTCGGCGTCGCGCTCTTCCCGGAGCGGTTCACGCGGCGGGCTCGGTGGTTGGTCTTCTCGGTGATCCTGTTCGCCGGCACCCTGACCCTGCAGCTCGTCGGATCGGTGCCGGGGATGATGCTCGCGCTTCTGGCGATCGGCATCGGGATCGGGCCGACCCTCGTGACGCAGTACAGTTTCGGCGCGGAGCGCAGCCCGGTCGGCCGCTCCGCCACTGTCATGACGATCCTCGGCTCCGCGGTGATCGTCGGCCAGTCCGCCTCCTCGGCATTCACCGGCCAATTCGCTGAGGCCGACGGCGCCGCCGCCGCGCTCATCGTCCCGTCGGTCGCAGCAGGGCTCGTCGTGCTGACCGGCGTGGTGAACTGGTTCCTCAGCCGCCCGAATGGTGCGCAGGCCGCAGCAGACGAAGAGCTTCTGGAGGCCGAGCCGGCCGGATCGGAGACTCTCGCGCCCGACCAGGTACCTGGCTAG
- a CDS encoding N-acetylglucosamine kinase, which yields MSHVVGVDIGGTKTHLVLAPVDPVEESVSPLREIVVPSSSWRNGLGDAEADASGLRELVIEYLGAEALSAPLAVGAHGCENTAQCHELELALLLRFAGPVVVMNDSELIPPAMGHDRAIGVVVGTGSIATARDANAELVTAGGWGWLLGDEGSAAGLVREATRAVLRDLDRGRPVEQLGRRLFASFSARNGDELALAVTEAASAEEWGGHAPEVFSAADEGSVLAADVIAEAGSHLAGLVHRLRERGIPADSIVAGGSVIQRQPRLQEAFGAALAVDHAGLPLIILDRAPVLGAVQSARGLAHGTTTTP from the coding sequence ATGAGCCACGTAGTTGGCGTCGACATCGGCGGAACGAAGACTCACCTGGTTCTCGCTCCGGTCGACCCCGTCGAGGAGTCCGTTTCTCCTCTTCGGGAAATCGTGGTTCCTTCCTCGTCCTGGCGGAACGGTCTCGGCGACGCCGAGGCCGACGCCAGCGGCCTGCGCGAGCTGGTGATCGAATACCTCGGCGCGGAGGCATTGTCCGCCCCTCTCGCGGTTGGTGCCCACGGCTGCGAGAACACGGCCCAGTGCCACGAGCTCGAGCTCGCTCTGCTGCTCCGTTTCGCCGGTCCGGTGGTCGTGATGAACGATTCGGAACTCATCCCTCCCGCGATGGGCCACGACCGGGCGATCGGTGTTGTGGTCGGCACGGGTTCCATCGCAACGGCGAGAGACGCGAACGCCGAGCTCGTCACCGCCGGCGGCTGGGGCTGGCTCCTGGGCGACGAGGGGAGTGCGGCCGGGCTCGTCCGCGAGGCCACCAGAGCCGTGCTCCGCGACCTCGATCGGGGTCGGCCGGTCGAGCAGCTCGGCCGACGGCTTTTCGCCTCGTTCTCTGCGCGCAACGGCGACGAACTCGCCCTGGCCGTCACCGAAGCGGCCTCGGCGGAGGAATGGGGCGGGCACGCCCCGGAGGTATTCTCAGCGGCCGACGAGGGCTCGGTGCTCGCCGCCGACGTCATCGCGGAGGCGGGTTCACATCTTGCGGGACTGGTCCATCGGCTGCGTGAACGAGGGATCCCCGCCGACAGCATCGTCGCCGGCGGTTCGGTCATCCAGCGTCAGCCGCGGTTGCAGGAGGCGTTCGGCGCCGCGCTCGCCGTCGACCACGCCGGCCTGCCTCTCATCATCCTCGACCGAGCGCCTGTGCTGGGAGCCGTCCAATCGGCCCGCGGACTCGCACACGGCACCACGACAACCCCATGA
- a CDS encoding carbohydrate ABC transporter permease, giving the protein MISRSERLLNHTVLIAVSVFVLFPVVWFLFTALSPDRSGQLDFLHPQFGNFVTAWNAGGFGSAMLASAVITVGAVVGQTVLAILSGFAFGVLGVAGQKVIFPLVLFGLMISAEVFIIPLYYTFQAMGLTNSWLGLIIIQIGMGVPFGAFWMRATFRAVPPSLIEAAEIDGARSWRILWQILMPISRPAVLTLALLSFMWTWNDFFLSLVFIADPSIQPATLALGVFQGKNTLDVNLLAAGSLIVAVPVLILYVFFQRHFISGVLNGAIKE; this is encoded by the coding sequence ATGATCTCCCGCTCCGAGCGCTTGCTGAACCACACTGTCCTCATAGCCGTGTCGGTGTTCGTCCTCTTCCCCGTCGTCTGGTTCCTCTTCACCGCCCTCAGCCCGGATCGCAGTGGGCAGCTGGATTTCCTGCATCCCCAGTTCGGCAACTTCGTCACAGCCTGGAACGCCGGAGGATTCGGGTCGGCCATGCTGGCATCCGCGGTTATCACCGTCGGCGCCGTCGTCGGCCAGACCGTGCTCGCGATCCTCTCCGGCTTCGCCTTCGGCGTGCTCGGGGTCGCCGGCCAGAAAGTCATCTTCCCCCTGGTGCTGTTCGGACTGATGATCTCGGCCGAGGTCTTCATCATCCCGCTTTACTACACCTTCCAGGCCATGGGGCTCACAAACTCGTGGCTCGGCCTCATCATCATCCAGATCGGAATGGGCGTCCCGTTCGGCGCGTTCTGGATGCGGGCCACCTTCCGGGCGGTCCCGCCGTCCCTGATCGAGGCGGCTGAGATCGACGGCGCACGTTCGTGGCGCATCCTGTGGCAGATCCTGATGCCCATCTCGCGGCCCGCCGTACTGACCCTCGCCCTGCTGTCGTTCATGTGGACGTGGAACGACTTCTTCCTCTCCCTCGTCTTCATCGCCGACCCGTCCATCCAGCCGGCCACCCTCGCGCTCGGCGTCTTCCAGGGGAAGAACACACTCGACGTGAACCTGCTGGCCGCCGGCTCGCTCATCGTCGCCGTCCCCGTGCTCATCCTCTACGTGTTCTTCCAGCGCCACTTCATCAGTGGCGTGCTCAACGGCGCGATCAAGGAGTGA
- a CDS encoding DMT family transporter, which yields MQREPAGVVAAGRSLFSYAGILLLALRSRGAAWRALLLVRRRPGALLVSGLLGVAVYAFASLEAISLVGVSIPNLLLTTTPLLTLVIGVLWFGKRGNRFATAGTIVATVGAALYVAVSFSASADLLGIQGAVGVGLALVAALSMAVYGQHYARISQGHDPTDLLPGIFGFGTVLLLILLGATGQLAELVHVDAVTWLLLLLLGVGIYVPVYVLQHKLIHARGAVYTATVSLAVPFVVRALEVCFLGGVWPSLPETGAMILCIAGVALVLRHPLGDRRSALSATAADGALGVDR from the coding sequence GTGCAGCGCGAGCCGGCCGGGGTGGTGGCCGCCGGCCGTTCGCTGTTCAGCTACGCGGGCATCCTGCTGCTTGCGCTGCGCAGCCGCGGCGCGGCATGGCGCGCGCTTCTGCTCGTGCGCCGACGGCCCGGCGCGCTGCTGGTGTCGGGTCTGCTCGGCGTCGCGGTCTACGCCTTCGCCTCGCTCGAGGCGATCAGCCTGGTCGGCGTGTCGATCCCGAACCTCCTCCTCACCACGACACCGTTGCTGACCCTCGTCATCGGGGTGCTCTGGTTCGGCAAGCGGGGCAACCGCTTCGCGACGGCGGGCACGATCGTCGCGACGGTGGGGGCAGCGTTGTACGTCGCCGTCTCCTTCTCGGCGAGCGCGGATCTGCTCGGGATCCAGGGGGCAGTCGGCGTCGGTCTCGCCCTGGTGGCCGCGTTGTCCATGGCCGTCTACGGCCAGCATTACGCCCGGATCTCCCAGGGACACGATCCCACTGACCTCCTGCCCGGAATCTTCGGGTTCGGCACCGTGCTGCTGCTCATCCTGCTCGGCGCCACCGGGCAGCTCGCTGAACTCGTGCATGTGGATGCGGTCACCTGGCTGCTCTTGCTGCTCCTCGGCGTCGGGATCTACGTTCCGGTGTACGTGTTGCAGCACAAACTGATCCACGCGCGTGGGGCCGTGTACACGGCGACGGTGTCTCTGGCCGTCCCGTTCGTCGTGCGAGCGCTGGAGGTGTGCTTTCTCGGGGGCGTCTGGCCGAGCCTGCCGGAGACCGGTGCGATGATCCTCTGCATCGCGGGGGTGGCGCTCGTGCTGCGGCATCCTCTCGGCGACCGGAGGTCGGCGCTCTCGGCGACGGCGGCCGACGGTGCGCTCGGCGTCGACCGATGA
- a CDS encoding ABC transporter substrate-binding protein, producing MKKRHLTGAIAVAAGLALGLAGCAPGGSTAADSSRPVSKDVSGKDVTLKILDFWQNDEGKWMDAVVKDFEKQHPNITIKRTTQDWGQVMNTLNLRLADPNGPDIALVNNGWQSMGTLAKGGRILNLDAYSKLYGWDKEIPDTISRQLEFTPDGKEMGTGSLFATPAARSSLIGLYYNKTMLDGLGLPVPTTLAEFEKDAAAIKAAGKTPIAFGSQDKGSATSILFATQNLYAPADKIGDFVYSSGNVPITDTGIVDAATDVKKWADAGWFTPNYPGIQYADAQNDFLTGKAAFRFEYTGSLAFSDAQKQTFGYVQLPQVKGDKVVGTGASAANLSISSKSKNPDAAAAFLDFMASKKAAQEAVNHGFLPLLHSDLTIPGGNPELASEIKAQQALDKGNGYVPYFDWSTPTMLDTVGGQLQQLLAGQVTPQQLAEAGQKDYDAFQAQRAKG from the coding sequence ATGAAAAAGCGGCACCTCACTGGGGCGATCGCTGTAGCTGCCGGATTGGCCTTGGGCCTGGCAGGCTGCGCACCGGGCGGATCCACGGCGGCGGACTCCTCCCGTCCCGTCTCGAAAGACGTTTCGGGCAAGGACGTCACGCTCAAGATCCTGGACTTCTGGCAGAACGACGAAGGCAAATGGATGGACGCCGTCGTCAAAGACTTCGAGAAGCAGCACCCGAACATCACCATCAAACGCACCACCCAGGACTGGGGTCAGGTGATGAACACGCTCAACCTGCGCCTCGCCGACCCGAATGGGCCGGACATCGCGCTGGTCAACAACGGCTGGCAGTCGATGGGGACGCTGGCCAAGGGCGGCCGCATCCTGAACCTCGACGCCTACTCGAAGCTCTACGGATGGGACAAGGAGATCCCGGACACGATCTCGCGCCAGCTGGAGTTCACGCCGGACGGAAAAGAGATGGGCACCGGTTCGCTCTTCGCGACACCGGCCGCGCGCTCCTCATTGATCGGCCTCTACTACAACAAGACAATGCTCGACGGGCTCGGCCTTCCGGTGCCGACCACACTCGCCGAGTTCGAGAAGGACGCTGCGGCGATCAAGGCAGCGGGCAAGACGCCCATCGCGTTCGGCTCCCAAGACAAGGGGTCGGCGACCTCGATCCTGTTCGCCACGCAGAACCTGTACGCTCCGGCAGACAAGATCGGCGACTTCGTCTACTCGAGCGGCAACGTCCCCATCACCGACACCGGGATCGTCGACGCGGCGACCGACGTGAAGAAGTGGGCCGACGCGGGCTGGTTCACGCCGAACTACCCGGGTATCCAATACGCGGATGCGCAGAACGACTTCCTGACGGGCAAAGCCGCCTTCCGCTTCGAGTACACCGGATCGCTCGCCTTCTCCGACGCGCAGAAGCAGACCTTCGGGTATGTCCAGCTGCCGCAGGTGAAGGGCGACAAGGTCGTCGGCACCGGAGCATCGGCCGCCAACCTGTCCATCTCGTCCAAGTCGAAGAACCCGGATGCCGCCGCGGCCTTCCTGGACTTCATGGCGAGCAAGAAGGCTGCTCAGGAAGCGGTGAACCACGGCTTCCTTCCGCTCCTGCACTCCGATCTGACCATCCCGGGCGGCAACCCTGAACTGGCCAGCGAGATCAAGGCGCAACAGGCGCTCGACAAGGGCAACGGCTACGTTCCCTACTTCGACTGGTCGACCCCGACGATGCTCGACACGGTCGGCGGCCAACTCCAGCAACTCCTCGCCGGTCAGGTAACCCCGCAGCAGCTCGCGGAAGCCGGCCAGAAGGACTACGACGCCTTCCAGGCACAGCGAGCGAAGGGCTGA